The following nucleotide sequence is from Salvia miltiorrhiza cultivar Shanhuang (shh) chromosome 7, IMPLAD_Smil_shh, whole genome shotgun sequence.
CCACTAGGAATGTTTAAATTCTTTAACCTAACTCACATAGTCACACCACATTCGAATAACCACAAGATGTGTGTGTTGGCTAAGCAGTAGATGGTTAATGCTAAGGTCTAAGGTGGATTACCGAAGACTTCAAATAATTGGCATGGAAatgtcataataataattattgactggAATTTCAAATCCATCCCTCATCTGTAGTTCCATTTTGGTCCACTGAAATCCTTGCTAACTTTTCGTATATGATTTCAATACATCCATTTTTATATCTATTTTCAAGTTTCAATAAAAGTAGCTCTTCCACTCCATTTCCTTATTATCAGGCTAAATTCATTTGCTCCACTAATAATTTTCCGGTTTCATTTTTCAGCCTTATAACCTGACGTTTTAAGACCAAAAAGAGATTAATCCAGTTTTCAAAATTGATCAAGAATATGTTCttttctgaatttatttatttatccaagttttgatttgatttgatttttcttcaacaaaaaagaaaaaaaaatggcgaCTTTTGGGACGACGCAGAAATGCAAGTGTTGTGATAAAACTGTACATTTTGTAGAGATGATGTCTGTTGATGGAGTTCCATATCATAAGACATGCTTCAAATGCCATCAATGCAGTGGACGTCTCTCTGTATAATTCTTCTTCTCATATACTTTCAATATTTGTCTACATCTACATCTTCTATTTAACAattaatatgttttattttacatatatattttatatattatggaGGCGTTTGGTTTGATGAATGAGATAGATAAGATTGAAGAGGTGATTAAATACCACGTAATTTGGATGATTAGATGTGGGCCGAGTTATCAATCACAGACGCAATGTTGcaaaccaaacacttgattaGATGTGGATCAAGTTATCGTTATACCATATTAGTAAGGGGAGACAGTTATCCAACTTAGAAAAACCTGCTtcctttttgacaaaaaaataaaagtaaaaggATCTTCTCTTTGCTCCAAAGTGAATCAAGAAGCAATTTGAATCATCAAATCTGAGGAAATTACTAACAATAATGTGTGTATTATTTGCAGATGAGTAGCTACTCAGCTGTGGATGGGAACCTATACTGCAAGCCTCACTTTGAACAGCTCTTTAAAGAAACTGGAAGCTACAATTTTAGCAAGTCTCCAGGTTTATTAAACATTTTAAGAttaaaaaacattttttttttttaagaattgatATCTTATAGTCTTATATGCCATTTTCAATTTATTGTCTGCAGCAAAACAAGCAGAACCACAGGTACATgcgtaaattaattaatgaattatccaaccatattttatatatttcagtatgtgacatttatatatatgtcccacacaatttttcattatatatataactaattgcAGAATAAGACTCCCCCTAGTAAAATGTCCTCCTTTTTCTCTGGCACCCAAGAAAAATGTGCAACCTGCAAGAAGACAGTGTATCCATTGGAGAAGGTAATTTCGTGATATATGTCATTTTTAGTAATTAATTGATTAGAATTATAGTATAATTTGGATTGTccatttttgtaaattttttgCACGAGGAAAATCTGCAATCATTACTTATAATATTTGGAGTTCAAACTTGTGATATTTCTTTATTACCCCAAATAGACGCATGCTTGATTTGTGCCCCGAGGAACAGGAGTAGGGAATtggaaatgaaaaataaataaataaaataattacttgatGCTCAATTTGAAATGGAttgttaaaaattaatttaattaagctcCATTAGATAAGCATATAATTTCAAACAGGAGTATCAATTTTAGTTCCCTTTTGGTTTCATATTAGGATAACAAACCTGACTTGAACTGTACTCATATAGTCATATTCCCCCTCgacaaattataaatataactttAGGTATATGCATATTAATGATAATAATTAATACATCTATCACATTATATATGCCCACCTAAGAATTTTTTatacaacaattttttttttctctcgtACGTAGTATTTAAATTCAACATGGACCAGTACTAATCATTATACGATCTACtattaattatcataaaaaaggGTATTATGTAATATATAAAATGCATTGTCCCAAAAAATCATCACTTATATAGATGAAAATGCATATAATAATCAATGAACTAGATCATTTGGGCGACTGGATTTGCAATCCTTCTGCTTGCCTAGACGTGCTGGGATAATGTGCTTCCTTTTGTTTGTCTTCTTTCCTCGTGTATTGTTGATGAGTTGCACCCCTCGTGCGTGATTTAATGAATTTcacttacaaaaaaaaaaaaaaaaaacatactatGATAAGAAAGTGGAGTAATAATTTTGGTAAATTAGAATCTCGGGTGCGGATAGAGATGGAGCCAAGATTCGGGCAAGACTCGACGATCACCGGAacaattattttactattatattatgtatttttttttcgaattgataaatataaaattgtgaTTTTGGCCgtccaaatttatttttataatacaaaaatataatttcacgCATTCATTTCTAAAATCCTAGCTCCGTCCCTGAGTGCAGATAACAGTGGAGGGTGATTTCTACCACAAAAATTGCTTCAAGTGTGCTCATGGAGGGTGCCTCATCACACCCTCATCCTATGCTGCTTTGGATGGAGTAGTTTACTGCAAACCTCACTTTGCTCAGCTCTTCAAGGAGAAAGGAAGCTACTCCAATATCAGCAAGAAGAAGAATGCTGGAGATACCACTCCCAACGACTCTGAGGCCGAGCCCGACACCGACCCCGAGTCCGCTCCTGTGCCCGCGCCCGAGGCTGAGCCTGAGGGTGAGCCCGACGCTGAGCCTGATCAACCTAGTGGGTCACCACAAGCGGTTGAAAATTAGGGAATTGACCACAATTTATATAGCATTTCTTGTTGGAATATATTATCAACTTTTTACTTTT
It contains:
- the LOC130994739 gene encoding LIM domain-containing protein WLIM2b-like, whose product is MATFGTTQKCKCCDKTVHFVEMMSVDGVPYHKTCFKCHQCSGRLSMSSYSAVDGNLYCKPHFEQLFKETGSYNFSKSPAKQAEPQNKTPPSKMSSFFSGTQEKCATCKKTVYPLEKITVEGDFYHKNCFKCAHGGCLITPSSYAALDGVVYCKPHFAQLFKEKGSYSNISKKKNAGDTTPNDSEAEPDTDPESAPVPAPEAEPEGEPDAEPDQPSGSPQAVEN